A genomic window from Indicator indicator isolate 239-I01 chromosome 10, UM_Iind_1.1, whole genome shotgun sequence includes:
- the PLPPR4 gene encoding phospholipid phosphatase-related protein type 4 isoform X1, producing the protein MSAKERPKGKVTKDSVTLLPCFYFVELPILASSVVSLYFLELTDVFKPVHSGFNCYDKSLSMPYIEPTQESVPFLMLLSLVFAGPSITIMIGEGILYCCLSKRRNGIGTEANINAGGCNFNSFLRRAVRFVGVHVFGLCSTALVTDIIQLSTGYQAPYFLTVCKPNYTSLNVSCSENSYVVEDICSGADLNIINAGRKSFPSQHATLAAFAAVYISMYFNSTLTDSSKLLKPLLVFAFIICGIICGLTRITQYKNHPVDVYCGFLIGGGIALYLGLYAVGNFLPSDENVFHQNFPREPLRSLTDLSQDANRILPGKNSGSSDGIVSHRTGSILNRNHRDTGSLTNLKRANADVEIITPRSPMGKENMVTFSNTLPRVNTPSLEDPARRNATIHASMDSARSKQLLSQWKNKNESRKLSLQVIETESGQSPPRAIEMRSSSEPSRVGVNGDHHGPTSQYLKIQPGSVPGCNNSGLSGGPRVSIQSRPGSSQLVHIPEETQENVNTSPKSSSARAKWLKAAEKSVACRSNSQPRIMQVIAMSKQQGVLQGSPKGSEGSTVTCTGAIRYKTLTDHEPSSIVRVEAHPENNRPVIQMPSEGEGSGSWKWKGPEKITLRQTYELNDLNRDSESCDSLKDSYGSGDRKRSNIDNSEHHHHGITTIRVTPVEGSEIGSETLSISSSRDSTLRRKGNIILIPERGSSPENTRNIFYKGTSPTRAYKD; encoded by the exons TTGCCCATATTGGCATCTTCTGTTGTTAGCCTCTATTTTCTTGAACTTACTGATGTCTTCAAGCCAGTTCACTCTGGATTTAATTGCTATGACAAGAGTTTGAGTATGCCATACATTGAACCTACACAAGAGTCTGTGCCCTTCTTGATGTTGCTTAGTCTGGTTTTTGCTGGACCATCAATTACG ATAATGATAGGAGAAGGAATACTCTACTGTTGCCTGTCCAAAAGAAGAAATGGGATTGGAACAGAAGCCAATATTAATGCAGGAGGATGCAACTTCAATTCTTTTCTTAGACGAGCTGTCAGATTTGTTG GTGTTCATGTGTTTGGTCTTTGTTCTACTGCTCTTGTTACTGATATTATACAACTATCAACAGGATATCAGGCACCATATTTCCTGACTGTTTGCAAGCCCAACTATACATCCCTAAACGTATCCTGCTCAGAGAATTCCTATGTTGTGGAAGATATTTGCTCAGGAGCTGATCTCAATATTATCAATGCTGGAAG aaaatccttcccttctcaacATGCCACCCTGGCAGCCTTTGCAGCAGTGTACATTTCG ATGTACTTCAATTCTACATTAACAGACTCCTCAAAACTTCTGAAACCACTCTTGGTCTTCGCTTTTATCATCTGTGGGATTATATGTGGTCTGACTCGTATCACCCAGtacaagaatcatccagttgaTGTTTACTGTGGCTTTCTCATAGGAGGAGGAATTGCTCTCTATTTG GGCTTGTATGCTGTGGGGAACTTCTTACCGAGTGATGAGAACGTGTTTCACCAAAATTTTCCCAGAGAACCTCTAAGGTCTTTGACAGACCTCAGTCAAGATGCCAACAGAATCCTGCCAGGTAAAAACAGTGGCAGCAGTGATGGCATCGTCTCTCACCGCACAGGAAGCATCCTGAATAGAAACCACAGAGATACAGGGTCTCTGACCAATCTCAAGAGAGCAAATGCTGATGTAGAAATAATAACACCACGAAGCCcaatgggaaaggaaaacatgGTTACCTTCAGCAACACTTTGCCAAGAGTCAACACACCTTCCTTGGAAGATCCAGCCAGACGAAATGCAACCATACATGCCTCGATGGATTCTGCCCGTTCCAAACAGCTGCTTTCCCAATGGAAGAACAAGAACGAAAGTCGAAAGTTGTCACTGCAGGTGATAGAGACTGAATCCGGCCAGTCACCACCAAGGGCTATCGAAATGAGATCAAGCTCAGAACCTTCTAGAGTGGGTGTAAACGGCGATCATCACGGCCCGACTAGCCAATACCTGAAAATTCAGCCTGGCAGCGTACCGGGCTGTAACAACTCAGGTCTTTCGGGTGGGCCGAGGGTCTCTATTCAGTCACGTCCTGGCTCATCCCAGCTTGTACATATTCCTGAAGAGACTCAGGAGAATGTGAACACATCACCGAAAAGTAGTTCAGCTAGAGCAAAATGGCTGAAAGCTGCTGAGAAGAGTGTTGCCTGTAGAAGTAACAGTCAGCCAAGAATCATGCAAGTGatagccatgtctaagcagcaAGGAGTGCTGCAGGGCAGTCCAAAGGGTTCAGAGGGAAGCACAGTTACCTGTACAGGAGCCATCAGGTATAAAACCTTGACAGACCATGAGCCAAGTAGCATTGTCAGAGTTGAGGCCCATCCAGAAAATAATAGACCTGTCATTCAGATGCCATCAGAAGGTGAAGGAAGTGGGTCATGGAAATGGAAAGGTCCTGAAAAAATCACCCTTCGTCAGACATACGAGCTAAATGATCTTAACAGAGACTCTGAGAGCTGTGACTCCTTAAAAGACAGTTATGGGTCAGGTGACAGGAAAAGGAGCAACATAGATAACAGTGAGCATCACCACCATGGAATCACTACGATAAGAGTAACACCGGTGGAGGGAAGTGAGATTGGCTCAGAGACCCTGTCCATTTCTTCTAGCCGGGACTCAACCCTTCGAAGAAAAGGTAATATCATTTTAATCCCTGAGAGAGGGAGCAGTCCTGAGAACACCAGAAACATCTTCTATAAAGGTACATCCCCAACACGAGCATACAAGGATTGA
- the PLPPR4 gene encoding phospholipid phosphatase-related protein type 4 isoform X2, which translates to MSAKERPKGKVTKDSVTLLPCFYFVELPILASSVVSLYFLELTDVFKPVHSGFNCYDKSLSMPYIEPTQESVPFLMLLSLVFAGPSITIMIGEGILYCCLSKRRNGIGTEANINAGGCNFNSFLRRAVRFVGVHVFGLCSTALVTDIIQLSTGYQAPYFLTVCKPNYTSLNVSCSENSYVVEDICSGADLNIINAGRKSFPSQHATLAAFAAVYISGLYAVGNFLPSDENVFHQNFPREPLRSLTDLSQDANRILPGKNSGSSDGIVSHRTGSILNRNHRDTGSLTNLKRANADVEIITPRSPMGKENMVTFSNTLPRVNTPSLEDPARRNATIHASMDSARSKQLLSQWKNKNESRKLSLQVIETESGQSPPRAIEMRSSSEPSRVGVNGDHHGPTSQYLKIQPGSVPGCNNSGLSGGPRVSIQSRPGSSQLVHIPEETQENVNTSPKSSSARAKWLKAAEKSVACRSNSQPRIMQVIAMSKQQGVLQGSPKGSEGSTVTCTGAIRYKTLTDHEPSSIVRVEAHPENNRPVIQMPSEGEGSGSWKWKGPEKITLRQTYELNDLNRDSESCDSLKDSYGSGDRKRSNIDNSEHHHHGITTIRVTPVEGSEIGSETLSISSSRDSTLRRKGNIILIPERGSSPENTRNIFYKGTSPTRAYKD; encoded by the exons TTGCCCATATTGGCATCTTCTGTTGTTAGCCTCTATTTTCTTGAACTTACTGATGTCTTCAAGCCAGTTCACTCTGGATTTAATTGCTATGACAAGAGTTTGAGTATGCCATACATTGAACCTACACAAGAGTCTGTGCCCTTCTTGATGTTGCTTAGTCTGGTTTTTGCTGGACCATCAATTACG ATAATGATAGGAGAAGGAATACTCTACTGTTGCCTGTCCAAAAGAAGAAATGGGATTGGAACAGAAGCCAATATTAATGCAGGAGGATGCAACTTCAATTCTTTTCTTAGACGAGCTGTCAGATTTGTTG GTGTTCATGTGTTTGGTCTTTGTTCTACTGCTCTTGTTACTGATATTATACAACTATCAACAGGATATCAGGCACCATATTTCCTGACTGTTTGCAAGCCCAACTATACATCCCTAAACGTATCCTGCTCAGAGAATTCCTATGTTGTGGAAGATATTTGCTCAGGAGCTGATCTCAATATTATCAATGCTGGAAG aaaatccttcccttctcaacATGCCACCCTGGCAGCCTTTGCAGCAGTGTACATTTCG GGCTTGTATGCTGTGGGGAACTTCTTACCGAGTGATGAGAACGTGTTTCACCAAAATTTTCCCAGAGAACCTCTAAGGTCTTTGACAGACCTCAGTCAAGATGCCAACAGAATCCTGCCAGGTAAAAACAGTGGCAGCAGTGATGGCATCGTCTCTCACCGCACAGGAAGCATCCTGAATAGAAACCACAGAGATACAGGGTCTCTGACCAATCTCAAGAGAGCAAATGCTGATGTAGAAATAATAACACCACGAAGCCcaatgggaaaggaaaacatgGTTACCTTCAGCAACACTTTGCCAAGAGTCAACACACCTTCCTTGGAAGATCCAGCCAGACGAAATGCAACCATACATGCCTCGATGGATTCTGCCCGTTCCAAACAGCTGCTTTCCCAATGGAAGAACAAGAACGAAAGTCGAAAGTTGTCACTGCAGGTGATAGAGACTGAATCCGGCCAGTCACCACCAAGGGCTATCGAAATGAGATCAAGCTCAGAACCTTCTAGAGTGGGTGTAAACGGCGATCATCACGGCCCGACTAGCCAATACCTGAAAATTCAGCCTGGCAGCGTACCGGGCTGTAACAACTCAGGTCTTTCGGGTGGGCCGAGGGTCTCTATTCAGTCACGTCCTGGCTCATCCCAGCTTGTACATATTCCTGAAGAGACTCAGGAGAATGTGAACACATCACCGAAAAGTAGTTCAGCTAGAGCAAAATGGCTGAAAGCTGCTGAGAAGAGTGTTGCCTGTAGAAGTAACAGTCAGCCAAGAATCATGCAAGTGatagccatgtctaagcagcaAGGAGTGCTGCAGGGCAGTCCAAAGGGTTCAGAGGGAAGCACAGTTACCTGTACAGGAGCCATCAGGTATAAAACCTTGACAGACCATGAGCCAAGTAGCATTGTCAGAGTTGAGGCCCATCCAGAAAATAATAGACCTGTCATTCAGATGCCATCAGAAGGTGAAGGAAGTGGGTCATGGAAATGGAAAGGTCCTGAAAAAATCACCCTTCGTCAGACATACGAGCTAAATGATCTTAACAGAGACTCTGAGAGCTGTGACTCCTTAAAAGACAGTTATGGGTCAGGTGACAGGAAAAGGAGCAACATAGATAACAGTGAGCATCACCACCATGGAATCACTACGATAAGAGTAACACCGGTGGAGGGAAGTGAGATTGGCTCAGAGACCCTGTCCATTTCTTCTAGCCGGGACTCAACCCTTCGAAGAAAAGGTAATATCATTTTAATCCCTGAGAGAGGGAGCAGTCCTGAGAACACCAGAAACATCTTCTATAAAGGTACATCCCCAACACGAGCATACAAGGATTGA